Proteins from one Lewinella sp. 4G2 genomic window:
- a CDS encoding DUF4296 domain-containing protein, with protein MLKPLLLTLPPLLFLATACTTDTPGPIPVDADRLVPMLAEMHLAESLVTEVPVVLRDSMREVFYDGVLSEHGSTQEEFDSLMWIVRQEPAWVDSLYVRAGAYLAERSTQQ; from the coding sequence ATGCTCAAACCACTCCTCCTTACCCTCCCCCCCCTACTGTTCCTCGCAACCGCCTGCACCACCGACACCCCCGGCCCCATCCCCGTCGACGCTGACCGACTCGTACCCATGCTCGCCGAGATGCACCTGGCCGAGTCCCTGGTTACGGAGGTCCCCGTGGTATTGCGGGATTCGATGCGGGAGGTATTTTACGACGGCGTCCTTTCGGAGCACGGCAGCACGCAGGAGGAATTCGATAGTTTGATGTGGATTGTCCGCCAGGAGCCGGCGTGGGTGGATAGCCTCTACGTCCGCGCCGGGGCCTATCTGGCCGAGCGTTCAACGCAGCAGTAA
- a CDS encoding histidine phosphatase family protein: protein MKTLYFVRHAKSSWKDFNLRDHDRPLNSRGKRDAPKMAARLVALAGAPDGLLTSTAKRAKTTARSFREAAGLSKDAVLEREELYHAAPREIEAVIKELPADWDTVFVFGHNPGYTDLANRLINNGYIDNVPTCGIVEATSDVAKWRDFKLSEARRGRFLYPKDGG, encoded by the coding sequence ATGAAAACACTCTACTTCGTCCGCCACGCCAAGTCCAGTTGGAAAGACTTCAACCTGCGGGACCACGACCGGCCCCTCAATTCCCGGGGCAAGCGCGACGCGCCGAAAATGGCCGCACGCCTCGTCGCCCTGGCGGGAGCACCGGATGGCTTACTCACCTCCACCGCAAAACGCGCCAAAACCACCGCCCGCAGTTTCCGCGAAGCTGCCGGGCTAAGCAAGGACGCCGTCTTGGAGCGGGAAGAACTTTACCACGCCGCGCCCCGCGAAATCGAAGCGGTCATCAAGGAACTTCCCGCGGATTGGGATACCGTTTTCGTCTTCGGCCACAACCCGGGTTATACGGACTTAGCCAATCGGTTGATCAATAATGGGTACATCGACAACGTCCCCACCTGCGGCATCGTCGAAGCCACCAGCGACGTTGCAAAGTGGAGAGATTTCAAACTGAGCGAGGCACGCCGGGGCCGGTTTTTGTATCCGAAGGATGGGGGGTGA